One genomic segment of Sminthopsis crassicaudata isolate SCR6 chromosome 4, ASM4859323v1, whole genome shotgun sequence includes these proteins:
- the PDZK1IP1 gene encoding PDZK1-interacting protein 1: METPELLLLGLLMTVEPVTCQQGLGTLEPWMQGLIAVAVFLALVAIAFAVNHFWCRRIRKEPVTMVMSVGGKSEEHLAGVDGKYSPMALNFRSSEHKNAYENENVMEDIPGVRSTPM, from the exons ATGGAGACCCCCGAGCTGCTCTTGCTGGGCCTGCTAATGACCGTGGAACCCGTCACCTGTCAGCAAG GTCTGGGGACTTTGGAGCCATGGATGCAGGGCTTGATCGCTGTGGCTGTGTTCCTGGCCCTTGTGGCCATAGCTTTTGCTGTTAATCACTTCTGGTGCAGGAGAATCCGTAA GGAGCCTGTGACCATGGTCATGTCAGTTGGAggcaaatcagaagaacatttgGCAGGAGTGGATGGAAAGTATTCCCCGATGGCTTTGAACTTCAG GTCCAGTGAGCACAAAAATGCCTATGAGAATGAGAACGTCATGGAAGATATCCCAGGAGTCCGCAGCACACCCATGTGA